A segment of the Candidatus Hydrogenedentota bacterium genome:
GACCCGATCAAGGTTGTCATCTCCTCGCCGGGCGGGCACGTCGATTCCGGTTATGCGATTTTCGACGTGATGCGTTTCGTCGAGTCGCCGGTCATCACCATCGGCGCCGGCTGGGTCGCAAGCATCGCGGTGCCGATCCTGTTCGGCGGCGACAAGGAGAAACGGTTTGCCCTGCCGAACACGCGGTTCCTGCTGCATCAGCCCAGCGGCGGCGCAGGCGGCCAGGCGGCGGACATCCGCATCGAGGCGCAGGAAATCCTGAAGATCCGCGAGCGGATCAACCGGCTCATTTCGGAAGAGACCGGGCAGCCTCTCGACAAAGTGACGCGCGACAGCGACCGCAACTTCTGGATGTCCGCGGAAGAGGCCCTCAACTACGGCCTTGTCCGGAAAATCATCCGCAGCGCGAGAGAGATCGCTTAGAAAGCGCGCATCTTTGCCGAAAAGCGGTGTCTGAGATTTCTCCCCCGGCCCGGGAACGATGGGAGCGCCGGCGATGACTTTCGTGAAGACCTTCAAGGGCTATGAAGACCGTACGGCGGAACTGGACAGCGCGGTAAACGCCTGGGTGCTCAAGCACCGGCCAAACGTCGTGAGCGTGCAGACAACCTTGGCGCACGAGCCGGAAGGCCGCGCACGCACGGGCGATCTCATCTACACGCTCGTCTACGAGGCCGATCAACCCATTGGGGATTGAACCGCGGTCCATGAGCGGTCGTGATGAGCCTTCACGCGAAGGATGGAACCCCAATGCCGTATTTCGCCGAATTGCAGCGCTGCCTGGAACAGGCCCTTCACTGGGCCGACCTGCGCCACGAGCAGGACGCGGACGCGGCGGCCATCGTGCGGCGGCTGCGCCGGGAGATTGAGCGGGCGGAACGCGATTTGCGCGGCCTGACGCGGTCACCAGCCGAACAGGAACGCGAGCCCGACGCGCTGGGAGCCATCCGCGCACTGCGCCCGGACGGACCACGCCGCCTCTGGCCACGGCTCATGCGCGCAGGCCTGCGCGACCGGCTCAAGGGCGCATGGCTCGGGCGCGCCGCCGGCTGTACGCTGGGCGTGCCCGTCGAAAACTGGCCCCTTGAGGCGATGGAGCGCCTGGCGCGGCAGTCCGGCGCGTCCTTCCCGCCGGAGGACTACTGGCCCTTGCATCCGTCGCCGGACGAACTCCGCTATGGAACCAGTCATATGCGCGACTACCTGCGCGGCCGCATCACGCACGCGCCCGTCGACGATGACCTGGCCTATACGCTGCTCGGTCTGCTGGTCCTGGAACGCTTCGGACGGGATTTCACCACGGCGGACACCGGCGCGGCATGGGTGCGGCTGCTGCCCATGGCCTGTACCGCGGAGGACGTTGCCCTGCGCAATCTGAAGAAGGGCGTGCCTGCGTTGAAGGCCGGGGAAGTCGACAATCCATATCAGGAGTGGATCGGCGCGGACATACGCAGCGACCCCTGGGGCTACGCCGCGCCCGGTTGGCCGGAAATGGCCGCATCGATGGCCTATCGCGACGCATTTCTGTCGCATCGCGGCAATGGCGTTTACGGGGCCATGTTCTTTGCCGCGACGATTGCGGCGGCCTTCGCGGCCGCTTGTCCCGTCGAGGCGCTGCACATCGGTTTGACAGAAATTCCCCGCGATTGCCGGCTCGCGCGCGACGTCCGCTGGGCGCTGCGGACCGCGCCGCGGCTGAAAGACTGGCGCGACGCGCGGCGGCGAGTGGACAAGCGCTTCGCCGGCATGCACCCGGTGCACACGAACAACAACGCGTGTCTCACGGTCTTCGGCCTCCTGCTGGGACAAGGCGACTTCACGAAGACCATTGCCGCCACCGTGGCGATGGGCCTCGACAACGACTGCACTGCCGCGACGGCGGGCTCCATCCTGGGCGCGATCATCGGCGCGCGAAACATTCCGCCGCACTGGTGGAAGCCCTTCCGCGGCAAGATGCGGAGTTATCTCAAGGGGCATCCCTGGTTCCGCAACGACGAAGTCGTCGCGCGTTTCCTGCGCGCCGCGGAGCGGACCTGGGCCGTCGCACAGGCGGAACCCGCGCCTGGCCGCCGCGTTGACGCGCCGGGCGCGCGCCCATAGAATCGTAAAGGCTGCCCGTTTGCGTTGCCCGTTTGAAAGGGAGGTGGACCATGCCCGTCCTGTCGCTTGTTGTCGGCCTCTATGCCAGCATGGCCGCAGCGCCCGCGCTGCCGGAAACCGAGCCCTTGACCATGACGGGCGACCTGGGATTGCAGATGGTGGCGGGCATCGATGCGTACCTGACGCGCGCAACTGCCGAGGCCGCCGCGCAACGGGCGCAATACTGGCATCGGGACGTGTCGTCCCGCGCGGGCTACGAGGCCTCCGTCGCGCCGAACCGGGACCGGTTGCGCAGGATACTGGGCCTGGCTGACCAGCGCGTCCCCGTCGAGATGCAGCTTGACGCGACGACGGACCAGCCCGCGCTTGTGGGCACGTGCCGGGAGCCGCCGGGCGGTTTCGACGTGCTGGCGGTGCGCTGGCCCGTATTCGAGGGCGTCCACGGCGAAGGACTGTTGCTGGAACCGCACGAGCCCGCGAAGGCGTCGGTGGTTGCGCTGCCGGATTGCGACTGGACGCCGGAAATGCTCGTGGGGCTTGAGCCGGGCGTGCCGGAGCCGGCCCAATATGCGCGCCGGCTTGCGGCGTCCGGCTGCCGCGTCATCGTACCCGTGCTCATAGACCGCAACCATACGTATTCGGGCAACCCCAACATCCGCATGCTGAACGAGGCGCACCGCGAGTTCCTCATGCGCATGGCCTTTCACATGGGCCGGCACATCATAGGTTACGAAATCGACAAGACACTCGCCGCGGCGGACTGGCTGATACAGCGCCAGGACGCGCCCGTGGGCATGTTCGGTTACGGCGAGGGCGGGTTGCTCGCGTTGTACGCGGCGGCGCTCGACACGCGCATCGCGGCAACAGCCGTTTCGGGTTATTTCGGCCCGCGCGAAGGCCTGTGGCAGGAGCCCATCTACCGCAGCGTCTGGGCATTGCTCCCCGAATTCGGCGATGCGGAGATTGCGAGCCTGACCTCGCCGCGCAAGCTGGTTGTCGAAGCCGCAAGGCATCCCGAGGGCGTCGAGCCGCGCGAGACGACCGACCGCAAGGCCGCGGGCGCGCCGGGGCGCATCGTCACGCCACCCATCGAAGACGTCCGCGCCGAGTGCGCGCGCGCCCGGGAACTGCTCGAAGGGTCAGCGCCCCCCTGGACGCCCGGGCTCGCGCTGCCGCCCGATGGCCTTCCGGGCTGCGAGGACACGCTTGCACAGTTACTCCAGGCGCTGGGCATTGACGCGGTCTCCCCGAAAACGGCCGCGCCGCAGCCGTTGGGCGCGATTCGAGACCCGCAGGCGCGTCTCAAGCGGCAATTCGACGAATTGGTGGCCTACACGCAGCGGCTGATGCGCGAAGCATCAAAAGAACGCGCCAGGTTCTGGGAAAAAGCCGATGCAACGTCGCTCGAAACGTGGCAGGCAACCACGCAGCCGTATCGCGACTATCTCTGGGAGGAAGTCATCGGCAAATTGCCGCCCGCGCCGCTGCCGATGAATCCGCGCAGCCGCCTGGCCTTTGAGCGGCCTGCGTATCGGGGCTATGAGGTCGTGCTTGACGTGTACCCCGACGTGTTCGCCTACGGAATCCTGCTCGTGCCACAAGCCTTGGGCCCCCAGGAGCGGCGGCCTGTCGTGGTGTGTCAGCATGGGCTCGAAGGCACGCCGCACAAGGCCGCGGATCCGGCGACACAAGACCCCGCATATAACCAGTACGGCTGCCGTCTCGCCGAGCGCGGGTTTGTCGTCTTCGCGCCGCAGAACCCGTATCTCGGCGGCAACGCTTTCCGGCAGCTCCAGCGCAAGGCTCATCCGCTCAAGCTGACCCTGTTCTCATTCATCACGCGCCAACACGAACGCATCCTCGAATGGCTGAGCGCGCTGCCTTTTGCCGACCCGGGGCGAATCGGCTTCTACGGTATCAGTTACGGCGGCAAGACGGCGCTGCGCGTGCCCGCCCTGCTTCACGGGTACAAGGTGGTCATCTGCAGCGGCGATTACAACGAATGGATCTGGAAAGTCGCGTCGGTGGACGCGCCGTTCGGCTATATGTTCACCCATGAATACGAAATGCTCGAGTGGGACCTTGGCCGCACGTTCAATCACGCGGAAATGAGCTGGCTCATCCTGCCGCGTCCGTTCATGGTCGAGCGCGGCCACGACGACGGCGTCTCTATCGACGAGTGGGTCGCCTACGAGTACGCGCGCACACGCCGGCAATACGATGCACTCGGCATCGGCGGCCGCACCCGGATCGAATTCTTCGACGGCCCTCACTGT
Coding sequences within it:
- a CDS encoding ATP-dependent Clp protease proteolytic subunit, which produces MTYSQEEEPECTPERERQDSLLPRLLKSRTVLVAGTVDQELAEKTIAQLMLLDTDSHDPIKVVISSPGGHVDSGYAIFDVMRFVESPVITIGAGWVASIAVPILFGGDKEKRFALPNTRFLLHQPSGGAGGQAADIRIEAQEILKIRERINRLISEETGQPLDKVTRDSDRNFWMSAEEALNYGLVRKIIRSAREIA
- a CDS encoding ADP-ribosylglycohydrolase family protein, with the translated sequence MPYFAELQRCLEQALHWADLRHEQDADAAAIVRRLRREIERAERDLRGLTRSPAEQEREPDALGAIRALRPDGPRRLWPRLMRAGLRDRLKGAWLGRAAGCTLGVPVENWPLEAMERLARQSGASFPPEDYWPLHPSPDELRYGTSHMRDYLRGRITHAPVDDDLAYTLLGLLVLERFGRDFTTADTGAAWVRLLPMACTAEDVALRNLKKGVPALKAGEVDNPYQEWIGADIRSDPWGYAAPGWPEMAASMAYRDAFLSHRGNGVYGAMFFAATIAAAFAAACPVEALHIGLTEIPRDCRLARDVRWALRTAPRLKDWRDARRRVDKRFAGMHPVHTNNNACLTVFGLLLGQGDFTKTIAATVAMGLDNDCTAATAGSILGAIIGARNIPPHWWKPFRGKMRSYLKGHPWFRNDEVVARFLRAAERTWAVAQAEPAPGRRVDAPGARP